In the genome of Cynocephalus volans isolate mCynVol1 chromosome 10, mCynVol1.pri, whole genome shotgun sequence, the window TACATCCCAGGGACTTGGGCAGGGTGGCACCCGAGCCAATCAACCAacaggtatttactgagcattatTGTACGCCCAGCActatgccaggtgctgggggcggggggaggggggctgcCAAAGGAGCATGTGGCAGGGTCCCTGCCCTCAACAAACATACGTGCTAGTGGGGAGCAAGACTAATAAGTCATATCCGTGGAAAAAATCAGGGTGAGACAAGTACACCATCTATTCTTGTGTTTGTCTCCTTGTTACTCATCGTCTGGAAGCAAATGATTCTTTTATTTGAGTGTTACCTTTTCAAATGTTGCTTTAAACATGGTGCCTGTCTGCTGTCAGGCCTGTTGGGTGCCTGTCTGCTGTCACTGTTGTGCCATGCACTTCTTGACTCAAGTTCAGATGTTAAATATTGGAGCCTTCCAGAGCCTGAGAACAGACAGATCTCCTGGTGGGAGGGAAGACTCTGGTATTGCCAGCATTGGGGTCCTAGGGCCATAGTCTTGCTTGGAGCCAAGGTGGCTTGGGACCACCTAAGGATCTCTTGTTCTCCAGTAACAAGAGTGCTAGAATGGGTTGCACCCAAGTCTTAGGGCCTGGTTGGGGAACTTATTACAGTGTTAggatatttattactttttcaaGTATGTTTTATTGCCTGTGAAAAGTCCAGAAAGATAATCATTATGTAAAATGGGCTATGTTGACAGTTTCTTACCTATCTTGAGtacttgataaatgtttattggcTAAAAAGTGGATGAATGCTTAATTTTAATGGATCTCAGgtcttatctttttttcccccatgctACATGGAAGTTAATGGGCTAGTTGGAGCCATTATTAAGCACTTGACCCTCTGGAATTGTTACTAGGATAAGTGACTTATAATTAAGTGCTAAATAATGTGGTATAGACCACAAGTGCAGGCATTTAGGGGAGAGAGATCAGTGGTCTAGACCAGTTGGGTAAGTTGTGAAAGGAAGTGGGGGCACAGAGCCTTGAAGGACAGTGGGAGTCTGAGAGAGGAAGAGGGGCAGGGGAGGCACTTTGCCACGTGAGCAAAGCCACACGAGGGGGTGAGTGAATGCAGGATGGTCCTTTAGGAACCCGGTTTGACTAGAGTGGCAAATGCTGGCCTCTGCTGGGTCAGCCTTTTGGATTGGCCCACTCCTGAAGTGATTTGTGGTCGCCCTCCCTGTTCCAGCCACTGCATCTCTTACCTCCCTCTGCCGCTCTCTTCCACTACCCATGTTATGTGGGACCTAGTCTCTAAAGTCAGCTGGTTACGTCCCCTGAAAGTCAGACCTTTGGGAATGGTTTCTAGGGGCTCAGCCCCTGTGCTCACTCCTCTTCTAGAACAGTGCGTGCTGCCCTGAGGCCCCCGGCCTCATGGCATCCTTAGGGGAAGCCTCTTTGCGTGGTTTCATGGGTCCAGGCAGTGCCAAAGTTGAGGAGTTTGGGGCCGAGCTCTACTTCTCCTCTGTTATCTATCATGTTGCTGCCTTTCCGTTTCTCTGCCAGCCTCTTGGACTGCCATTGAGCATTCTCTCTTGAAGCTTGGAGAGATCCTGGCCAATCTCAGCAACCTGCAGCTCCGCAGCCAGGCTGAGCAGTGTGGCACACTCATTCGGAGGTACCTGGCTCCCAGGGTGACAGTGGTGATGGGAGAGAGGAAGTGCCCTGGGGCGTGGGTGGGAAGATGTGTCACCTGGCCCTGTCCACTCCGCTCTCACCTTCTCTCCCCAAATACTGTCCATATGTATCTGTGTTCCCCTCAGCATTCCCACGATGCTGTCTGTGCACTCAGAGCAGCTGCACAAGACTGGCTTCCCCACTGTCCACGCGGTCATCCTGCTCGAGGGCACCATGAACCTGACTGGCGAGACGCAGCCACTGGTGGAGCAGCTGGTGATGGTGAAGCGCACGCAGGTGGGAGGGGCCGAGGGCCGTTCCACgtgggacaggagggaggactCTAATCCTCCCTGGGAGGAGTAGGGTTTCTCCTGATCCATGGTGGAGAGTGGGCGCCAGCCGTGCACAGTTCTGTCATTTGGCCTTACGTCTCTGGTCCTCAGCACTAGAGCTTGGGAGAGACTCTGCTGCAAAGTCTCTGACCCAGCGGGATCCCTGGAGCCTGCAGCAGGATGCAGGGGCACGGGGACCCTCTTACGCCTCACCCTTGGGTCTTCCCACAGCATATCCCCACCCCGCTTTTTGTCCTGGAGATCTGGAAAGCTTGCTTTGTGGGTCTCATTGAGTCTCCTGAGGGCACAGAGGAGCTCAAGTGGACAGCTTTCACCTTCCTCAAGGTACCTGGGGACATGGGAGCAACAGAGAGCCAGTCTAGGAATGGCTCTCAGGAGAATCAGGGACACCCTGAACCTTTGTCCTGTGTTTCTCCGTGCTGGCATCATGCCCAGCCTGCCAGGTTCCCCAGCACGAGTTTCCATCGATTATTTTCTCTGAGAGTCCCAGGGCTATATTTAGTGCACTTGGCAGGACTCTGTTGTTTCTTACCACGGAGGTATGTTTAGCTCCGTCATAGCCAGATTGGTGCAGGGCAGTTAAAGGAGCCAGGGAAAGTGGGCCACAATCCTCCGTGGAGTTGGGATTCCATTTTTGCCTCTGGCATTTCCTTGTTGAGTCAGCAGAAGGGAGGGGTCTCTGTGTCCTGTAGGCCATGGTGCTCAGGTACCCCTCAGCTTTCTGATTTGGCTATAAGAGTGCTTTCACTTCCAGGGCAGGAGCTCCTTTCTGTCTGCCCCAGAGCAGGGgcgggagtggggtgggggatgcCTTGAGTGCTaggtgaaagagaaaagaaatccatCTTCCTGTTTTCCCTGCCTCACCCCCTagattccacaggttttggtgaaGTTGAAGAAATACTCTCATGGGGACAAGGTGAGTGGAAGGAATGAGATGGGGCATGGGAGCAGGTGAGGATATTGATGTCCTGGAGAAACAATGGCAAGGGAGGGGTCACTTAGACCCTAGCTGGGCAATAATGTGTCCTTGTGCCAAGAGAAGGCTGGATGCATGTGCTTGAGCATCTTCACACACCCACGCACGTGCACCCAGGCTCCAGACAGGAGGCAGCAGGCAACTCAGGTGATCCCTCCAGTAGGCAAGGTTGCCCAAGATGATCGGGGCTGGGTGGCCAGGCGAGGAGCAGTGATGCCTCGTACTCTCCCTGTCCAGCCCACTTGCAGGCTCTTGTGTCCAGCAGGGTGTCCTTATGAGCTTGTGCTGTAGGCTGTAGGAGGAGTGGAGGACCTAGAAACCAGGTGGAAGTTTCTGACTCTTTGTAGGACTTCACCGAGGATGTCAGCAGTGCTTTTGAGTTCCTGCTGAAGCTCACACCCTTGCTGGACAAAGCTGACCAGCGCTGCAAGTATGAACTCCCCCGCTCACTCCTGCCTTATTGGAAAGTGTTCTGGCCTCTTCCACTGCTCTTCTATGCCAGATAAGCCTCAGGAGACTCTGTCTCCTTGTTCACTGCCCCCAGCAGGGGCAGGAGGCAGCAGCTCCCTAGTTGCTGAGTACCCAGAGCCCCTCTACCTTCCCTCAGGCACTCCAAATTTTCTTCATCCTGAAGGAGGCAGGATACTGGGCAGGGACCCATTGCTCCCATCCCTCAAAAATCCCAGCTGTTTGCCAAGTTTCCTCATCGACTTTTCCCTTCGCAGCTGTGACTGTACAGACTTCCTAGTTCATGAATGTAGCAAGCAGGGACTTCTGTCTGAAGCTAGTGTCAACAACCTTGTGGCAAAGCGGTAAGTGTGTCCTCACTTGGGCTGCCCCAAGGACCCCTTGACTTCCCTCTCTCATGTCCAGACTGGGCTGCTGGGTGCCTTTTCCCCTTCTGTCTAAAATTTGGGCTGCAAATGACTGGGACCATGTCTAGGAGTAAAGGGAATAGGAGGGAAAAGATGCTGATTTCTTCCAACCAGAGTTTTACATTCTTAGTTTCTGCTCTTTTAACTCATACCTAGCTTTGTGatcaaagtaaaaatcttaaaTCTTCCTTTAATCTTACATGAACTATCAAAATACATGTAATGACTAATAACAAATTGCCTTCACTTTCGTAAACTTCACCCCAGCCCCAAAAGTTCTGAAGGTGCTTCTCACCTGCACTGCGCCTCTGCTTCTGGGGTTGGACTAGGGAGTGTGTCAAgcatttctctctgttcctcttttcttctcttggccAATTGGTTATGGCCACAGCAAAGCAGACCGGGAGCATGCACCTCACCTGAAGTCAGGAGAAAATGCCAACATCCAGCCCAATCCCAGCCTGATCCTCCGGGCAGAGCCCACTGTCACAAACATCCTCAAGGTGAGTGCTCCCTTTCTTGCCACCAGCATCTTCTCTCTCCTGTTTCCAGGTTGTCCTCCACTTCCAGATAAATAGAGGCCACAGTCTCTCATCTGGCTTTTATACATAGTTTCTTTGGAagtagagaaaggggaaggtgAGGGCAGCTACCTTTgaaaactaacatttgttgagtgtcACGTGCGCATCAGGCACTGTGGTAGGTGCTTTCACGTACACCTTCTCGTGTGGAAACCACAGAGAATCTCCAGTTGTGACCTTGCCCACCCCGAACTCCACCACACTCACTCCAGTGAGAGGGATGGATTGGACAGCAAAGATCAATTTTAGGAATGATTTTCCAGAATGGAGTCAGAAAGATATAGGTTAAATTGCAGCTTGTGGTATAATGGAaacatgcagagagagaaattGTGGCTAAGCTGTATCTGGGGGGGGTCTTCAGTGTTCTTCAGGACTTAATTTCCTGTCCTGTCCCCAGACGATGGATGCAGACCACTCTAAGTCCCCAGAGGGGCTGTTGGGAGTCCTGGGCCACATGCTGTCCGGGAAGAGTCTGGACttgctgctggctgctgctgccgccactggAAAGCTTAAATCCTTTGCCCGGAAATTCATCAAGTAAGGAAGGCTGAGCCCTGACCACAGTGGCGGAGGCCACATGTGAAGGGAGGAGCTAGTAGAATAGATGCACAGACCTAAGCAGAACATCCCAGCTAGAGACCTTAGAGGAGGAGCCAGTTCTTTTGACCCAAAGGGCTCTTTTCTCTCCAGCCAAGGCTGAAGTGGAGATGTTTGGTAAGGGGACGACGCTGAGCAGTAGGCATGGAGGAATTCGGGTACGCCCGGTTATTGATAAGGGGCTCTCAAATTCTGTTGCCTTTTTTGGTTGACCTAGAATTTAACATATAGAACATTGTTCTATTCAGTGAGCCATTCTCCGGGCCTTGGAAATCTTTTAACAATAGgtagaaataattcttttttctgtagcCATGGTGTTCAAGTGTAACAGGTAGTTCAGACTCTAGTGACCGCCTCTGAGTGTGTGCAGCCCCTGCTGCCGGCTGCTGCTCAGCGCTCGCCCTGGTTGAGGCAGCCTGTCTCTGTTCCTTTCACAGTCTGAACGAGTTCATGACACATGGCACCGAAGAAAGCAGTAAGTCGACTCTGCTCATCCACAGACCCCATAggccctggggaggggtggggaggcagagaggtggggaggagggcgCCTTTGCGCATCCTGGGAGGCTGTTTCCTCCCCTGAGCCATGACCGACTGAAGCTTTCGGGGAGCCTTGAAAGAGGGTAATGCTGGAAAAGTACTCTTCTAAAACTATCCCTTTGCCTCCCTCCTGCCTGCTTTGTGATGTGGTTGGGCGCTGGGGAGGTGGGTACTAGGAGTCTTTGATTCCAAGGAAGGGATGATGTTCCAGTTGAGATTCAAGAAAAGGATTCTGAGCCTCAGAGCTTTGAAGGAGCCACTTGGTCCCTGACCTTCCTTGAGGCAAATCCTGATCCCTCCTGACCAGATGAGGGCTTTGGGCCACCGCCCTAGGCTGAAGGATCAGCCTTTGTATCCTTCCCACAGCCAAAGCAGCCTCAGTTCGAGCCTTGCTCTTTGACATCTCCTTCCTCATGCTGTGCCACGTGGCCCAGACCTATGGCTCTGAGGTGAGTGAGAGAAGAGAAGGTGGCATTAGGGGGTGCCAggtgggcagaggcagagggaaggaaaCAAACAGGAACTCTCCCCTACTTCACCCTCATCCCCCATCTGTCTCCCAAGCCAATTAGTTCTACTGGCCTCAGAAATCAGCTACCCACCCTCGTTTGCCCACCCTGGGCAATAGATGCCCCTTGGTCCCATCCCGAATCCTCAGTGCTGCGTTCACACCAACCACTAGGTGGCAGTATAgccccctgcctgcctcccttaGACCAGCTTGTCCCCAGTTCTTCAGGCTCGGAGGGGAGAAGCTGCGTGGCAGGAAACAGGTGCAGTCCCAGGCCCAGCTCTGTCAGGCGCCTCTCCCTCCCCCTACTCCCAGGTGATCCTGTCCGAGTCGAGCACAGGAGCAGAGGTGCCGTTCTTTGAGACCTGGATGCAGACCTGCATGCCTGAGGAGGGCAAGATCTTGAACCCTGACCACCCCTGCTTCTGGCCCAACTCCACCAAAGTGGAGTCCCTGGTGGCCCTGCTCAACAACTCTTCGGAGATGAAGCTGGTGTTAGTGGCCTGGGCTCCCACTCCAAGGGTGGCGGTGGAGGCAGAGCCAAGACGCCCTCCCCTAAGTCCATCCCATGCTCCCCTGTGGTGACttttttcccacccccacccccataggCAGATGAAGTGGCATGAAGCCTGTCTCAGCATTTCTGCGGCCATCTTGGAAATCCTCAATGCCTGGGAGAATGGGGTCCTGGCCTTCGAGTCCATCCAGGTAGCCCCGCCTTTCCAGCAGCCTTCTTTCTTCCCTGAAACATGGAGCCAGTTATTGGTAGCTTGTAATATTTTGTAAGAACGAGATGACCCTTAATCCAGGAGCTCATGTTTTGGTGTTGATTTTTCCTATAATCTTAGACTTAGCCACTCCCACCCACCCAGGTAGCTCTGGGAAAATCACACTTGTGGTGGAGAAAGGTGTGCAGTGCAGCCTAGGACTCCACCTGCCACACTTAGCCACCCACAGAGGCTGGGGCACACAATAGCCATGGAAGGGGAGATAGTAGCCCCCATcacccttttcctcctcccctagAAAATCACCGATAATATCAAGGGAAAGGTATGCAGTCTGGCGGTGTGTGCTGTGGCTTGGCTTGTGGCCCATGTCCGGATGCTGGGGCTGGATGAGCGTGAGAAGTCGCTGCAGATGATCCGCCAGCTGGCAGGGCCACTGTACAGTGAGAACACCCTGCAGTTCTACAATGAGAGGTCAGTAACTCGTCCCCTCCCTTCCGAGCCCCTGCAGGTGTGTCATGAGAAGTTAGCACCTCCAGTAACCAATACTCCTCTCTTCTCTTACCTTCCCAAGCAGGCTGCTCACTCTCGCTGGCTCACATCCTCTCTCACTCGCTTTCTTAGTCACGTATTCACACACCTGACTCAGCAAATACTCGGTGTGTGTCTCTGTGCCCGGACTGTTTATAATCCAGCCCCTGCTGTGTGCCAGAAATGCAGACCCCAAGCAGCTATAATTGTATAGCTCATATAGTGCTCAAGCTCATATAATCATATAGCCCTCAAGGAATTCAAGTTCTGGAGAACTAGCTCATCAGAGTAACAGAGCTGTATCACTGTCTAGGAACTGTGAGCTCATCTGTAGATTTTACAGGCCTTCCCCCAACATGCAGCTGTCTTTTGTGATGATTTCCTTCCCTGGCTCTTCAGGGGCTTAGAGGACCTCCCAGGTGACTTTTCAGCTGTGTTGAACTCAGTGGTATTGATTTATTCACACAACcaataagttctttttttttttcttaaagtatggTAAAAAAACACATAGCATAATATTTACCATCTTGACCATGTTTAAAGTACAGTTTAATAGTGTTAAGTAAATATACGTTGTGATACAACAGATCTCCACAACTTTTTCAGCTTGCAACTCTGACACtgtgtacccattaaacaacaactccccatttcccctccctccagcaccaagcaaccaccgttctactttctgcctcCCTGGATTTGACTGCTTTGGATACCTCATGTAACTGGAATTATACAGCACTTGCCTTTTCAcgtctgacttatttcattcagcatagtgtcttcaaagttcatctatgttgtagcatgtgacaggatttccttcctttttaaggctgagtaataataatattctgttgtatgaatgTACTGCATATGGTGTGTCCTTTCATCTGTCGATGACACCGGGCTGCTTCCATCTCATGGCTATCACAAACAGTGCTGCTCTGCGTGGGTGTTCATCAACCCCTACGTTTTGAGTGTTGACTCACAAGGTAGCCGTTGAGGGTATCTCCTAAGGGAGAAGTGGAGACATTTAGCTTTAAGGAGGTTTGGGGAGGGTCTGTAAAATCACATCTGTTTTCCCCTTgcctccctttttcctttctttcttcatcccCTCCACCCCTTTAATAATGAGCATTTGCTCCAATGTAATCCATTCTAAGCACCCTAAGTCCTATTTGGGTGAGAGATAGTGGGAAGTCTGTGGTTGCATCGTGCAGGTGGAAGAAGTGGCCCTACAAGTCATAGCAACTTTCCCAGAGCCACTCAGCATTCCAGGAACAGCTGGCACTCAGACCCACGTCTCTGTTCACACTCAAAGGCTCCTTTCCTGAGAAAATTCCTGGATATGCACTTATATTTGCCCAGCGACCAGAGGCCGGGCAGAGTCTGGTGGGGCAGGCCCTCTTCTGGAAGTAACAGTTGACTTTGGGAGGAGGCCAAGTCTGGGTGGGGACCCCCCGACACTCAGCCCAGGGGCAGTGATTGCATTGATTGATGCCAGAGGCTTGGCAGGCCCTgtcctgggggatgggggaaattggagattgagagagaaagagagaaaataggaaTGTATTGCCGGAACGGCCTAGTGGAGGAAAGCCCCTGCCCCGTCCCCTTTAATAGGCTTTGTGCCTGGCAGGTGACATCCTTGCCAGGAAAAGAGCTGTAGGGTCAGGGCTTCCTCAGCACAGAATGGGGTTAATGCCCTAGGAATATTTCTGTAACCTGAGTCCAGGCAAAATCTGGCTTGGCTGGGCTGGCCCgtgggtcacttgggagagtgtggtgctgataataccaaggccatgggttcggatcccatgtagggatggccggttagctcactgggtgagcatggtgctgacgacaccaagtcaagggttaagatccccttaccggtcatctaaaaaaaaaaaaaaaaaaacctggcctGGCTGTTTCTCCCCCCACCTGGGACCTGAACCTCAGGCTCTCTCCCCCAGGGTGGTGATCATGAGCTCAATCCTGGAGCACATGTGTGCTGACGTGCTGCATCAGACAGCCACGCAGATCAAGTTCCCATCCACGGGAGTGGACACAATGCCCTACTGGAACCTCCTGCCCCCCAAGCGACCCATCAAGGAGGTGCTGACGGACATATTTGCCAAGGTGCTGGAGAAGGGCTGGGTGGACAGCCGCTCCATTCACATCTTTGACACCCTGCTGCACATGGGAGGTGTCTACTGGTTCTGCAACAACCTGATTAAGGTACTTGGGCTGGGGAGGGTGTAGGCTGGGGGAACAGGTATCCCAGACTCAGAGACATGGAAAAAATACCTGACAGGTCCAAACTTGGTCCTGTCCCCTGACTCCCCAGCACCTAGCCTGGTCACCTGGGCTTCTCTGAGAGGCTGCTGTGAGCTGGGAAGCCTCTTGGGAATACAGAGGGAAGGAATTCTGCTCACCTGAGGGAGTTGCCTTCTCAGGTAGCTCTGGCTGGAGGCTGTGATGTAAAGTGAGTGATGGAGCAGCTTGTGGCCCCCAGTACCTTTCCAGAAAGCTGGCTGCAGCAGCAGAGGGCTCAGAGGCCCAGGATCAGGGCCCTCAGCTCCTACACTGCCCCCTCACTGCCCATCCAGGAGCTGCTGAAGGAGACACGGAAGGAACACACACTGCGGGCGGTGGAGCTGCTCTACTCCATCTTCTGTCTGGACATGCAGCAGGTGACCCTGGTCCTGCTGGGCCATATCCTGCCCGGCCTGCTCACCGACTCCTCCAAGTGGCACAGCCTCATGGACCCCCCCGGCACTGCCCTCGCCAAGTAGGGTTCCCTTCAGCACCTGCCTGTCTCTCACATCCCAAGCCTCAAGCCCCTGTCCCCCAGAGCTGGGTGCCCCTTGCCGGGGATCACCAGGAAGCTGGAATGTGGGGAGCCTGGGGATGCAGCTTGCCAGTGTGGGCCCCTCCGATTGCACCCCCTTTCCTGGAACCCTTTGCTAGGCTGGCCGTGTGGTGTGCCCTGAGTTCCTACTCCTCCCACAAGGGACAAGCGTCCTCCCGCCAAAAGAAGAGGCACCGTGAAGACATTGAGGTGGGGCCCTCCATTCATTTGTTTGGGTGTTTATTCAGCAAAGGGAATCAGCCATGGTCCCTGCCCTTAGGACTTGGTTGGTTGAGGGTCCGGAGGGGTGACCTGTGTGGGCCCCAGACTGCCCTGGGTGAGAGGGTCTTGGAAGGAGCTCTTTGCTGTCTGCCACTGGGACTGTGGGAGGGGTGAGgagagggggcctgagacctg includes:
- the MED24 gene encoding mediator of RNA polymerase II transcription subunit 24 isoform X2, whose protein sequence is MRSRPTGQRPGGPSRGRPGRHLRRRTPGPTDLLATPSFPKAWLPPAPPPQSGVMKVVNLKQAILQAWKERWSDYQWAINMKKFFPKGATWDILNLAEALLEQAMIGPSPNPLILSYLKYAISSQMVSYSSVLTAISKFDDFSRDLCVQALLNIMDMFCDRLSCHGKAEECIGLCRALLSALHWLLRCTAASAERLREGLEAGTPATGEKQLAMCLQRLEKTLSSTKNRALLHIAKLEEASSWTAIEHSLLKLGEILANLSNLQLRSQAEQCGTLIRSIPTMLSVHSEQLHKTGFPTVHAVILLEGTMNLTGETQPLVEQLVMVKRTQHIPTPLFVLEIWKACFVGLIESPEGTEELKWTAFTFLKIPQVLVKLKKYSHGDKDFTEDVSSAFEFLLKLTPLLDKADQRCNCDCTDFLVHECSKQGLLSEASVNNLVAKRKADREHAPHLKSGENANIQPNPSLILRAEPTVTNILKTMDADHSKSPEGLLGVLGHMLSGKSLDLLLAAAAATGKLKSFARKFINLNEFMTHGTEESTKAASVRALLFDISFLMLCHVAQTYGSEVILSESSTGAEVPFFETWMQTCMPEEGKILNPDHPCFWPNSTKVESLVALLNNSSEMKLVQMKWHEACLSISAAILEILNAWENGVLAFESIQKITDNIKGKVCSLAVCAVAWLVAHVRMLGLDEREKSLQMIRQLAGPLYSENTLQFYNERVVIMSSILEHMCADVLHQTATQIKFPSTGVDTMPYWNLLPPKRPIKEVLTDIFAKVLEKGWVDSRSIHIFDTLLHMGGVYWFCNNLIKELLKETRKEHTLRAVELLYSIFCLDMQQVTLVLLGHILPGLLTDSSKWHSLMDPPGTALAKLAVWCALSSYSSHKGQASSRQKKRHREDIEDYVSLFPLDDVQPSKLMRLLSSNEDDANMLSSPTDRSMSNSLSASQLHTVNMKDPLNRVLANLFLLISSILGSRTAGPHTQFVQWFMEECVDCLEQGSRASILQFMPFTTVSELVKVSAMSSPKVVLAITDLSLPLGRQVAAKAIAAL
- the MED24 gene encoding mediator of RNA polymerase II transcription subunit 24 isoform X1; amino-acid sequence: MRSRPTGQRPGGPSRGRPGRHLRRRTPGPTDLLATPSFPKAWLPPAPPPQSGVMKVVNLKQAILQAWKERWSDYQWAINMKKFFPKGATWDILNLAEALLEQAMIGPSPNPLILSYLKYAISSQMVSYSSVLTAISKFDDFSRDLCVQALLNIMDMFCDRLSCHGKAEECIGLCRALLSALHWLLRCTAASAERLREGLEAGTPATGEKQLAMCLQRLEKTLSSTKNRALLHIAKLEEASLHTSQGLGQGGTRANQPTASWTAIEHSLLKLGEILANLSNLQLRSQAEQCGTLIRSIPTMLSVHSEQLHKTGFPTVHAVILLEGTMNLTGETQPLVEQLVMVKRTQHIPTPLFVLEIWKACFVGLIESPEGTEELKWTAFTFLKIPQVLVKLKKYSHGDKDFTEDVSSAFEFLLKLTPLLDKADQRCNCDCTDFLVHECSKQGLLSEASVNNLVAKRKADREHAPHLKSGENANIQPNPSLILRAEPTVTNILKTMDADHSKSPEGLLGVLGHMLSGKSLDLLLAAAAATGKLKSFARKFINLNEFMTHGTEESTKAASVRALLFDISFLMLCHVAQTYGSEVILSESSTGAEVPFFETWMQTCMPEEGKILNPDHPCFWPNSTKVESLVALLNNSSEMKLVQMKWHEACLSISAAILEILNAWENGVLAFESIQKITDNIKGKVCSLAVCAVAWLVAHVRMLGLDEREKSLQMIRQLAGPLYSENTLQFYNERVVIMSSILEHMCADVLHQTATQIKFPSTGVDTMPYWNLLPPKRPIKEVLTDIFAKVLEKGWVDSRSIHIFDTLLHMGGVYWFCNNLIKELLKETRKEHTLRAVELLYSIFCLDMQQVTLVLLGHILPGLLTDSSKWHSLMDPPGTALAKLAVWCALSSYSSHKGQASSRQKKRHREDIEDYVSLFPLDDVQPSKLMRLLSSNEDDANMLSSPTDRSMSNSLSASQLHTVNMKDPLNRVLANLFLLISSILGSRTAGPHTQFVQWFMEECVDCLEQGSRASILQFMPFTTVSELVKVSAMSSPKVVLAITDLSLPLGRQVAAKAIAAL
- the MED24 gene encoding mediator of RNA polymerase II transcription subunit 24 isoform X3; protein product: MKVVNLKQAILQAWKERWSDYQWAINMKKFFPKGATWDILNLAEALLEQAMIGPSPNPLILSYLKYAISSQMVSYSSVLTAISKFDDFSRDLCVQALLNIMDMFCDRLSCHGKAEECIGLCRALLSALHWLLRCTAASAERLREGLEAGTPATGEKQLAMCLQRLEKTLSSTKNRALLHIAKLEEASLHTSQGLGQGGTRANQPTASWTAIEHSLLKLGEILANLSNLQLRSQAEQCGTLIRSIPTMLSVHSEQLHKTGFPTVHAVILLEGTMNLTGETQPLVEQLVMVKRTQHIPTPLFVLEIWKACFVGLIESPEGTEELKWTAFTFLKIPQVLVKLKKYSHGDKDFTEDVSSAFEFLLKLTPLLDKADQRCNCDCTDFLVHECSKQGLLSEASVNNLVAKRKADREHAPHLKSGENANIQPNPSLILRAEPTVTNILKTMDADHSKSPEGLLGVLGHMLSGKSLDLLLAAAAATGKLKSFARKFINLNEFMTHGTEESTKAASVRALLFDISFLMLCHVAQTYGSEVILSESSTGAEVPFFETWMQTCMPEEGKILNPDHPCFWPNSTKVESLVALLNNSSEMKLVQMKWHEACLSISAAILEILNAWENGVLAFESIQKITDNIKGKVCSLAVCAVAWLVAHVRMLGLDEREKSLQMIRQLAGPLYSENTLQFYNERVVIMSSILEHMCADVLHQTATQIKFPSTGVDTMPYWNLLPPKRPIKEVLTDIFAKVLEKGWVDSRSIHIFDTLLHMGGVYWFCNNLIKELLKETRKEHTLRAVELLYSIFCLDMQQVTLVLLGHILPGLLTDSSKWHSLMDPPGTALAKLAVWCALSSYSSHKGQASSRQKKRHREDIEDYVSLFPLDDVQPSKLMRLLSSNEDDANMLSSPTDRSMSNSLSASQLHTVNMKDPLNRVLANLFLLISSILGSRTAGPHTQFVQWFMEECVDCLEQGSRASILQFMPFTTVSELVKVSAMSSPKVVLAITDLSLPLGRQVAAKAIAAL